A single region of the Cynocephalus volans isolate mCynVol1 chromosome 12, mCynVol1.pri, whole genome shotgun sequence genome encodes:
- the LOC134360753 gene encoding small ribosomal subunit protein eS24-like, with protein sequence MNDTVTIRTRKFMTNRLLQRKQMVIDVLHPGKATVPKTEIREKLAKMYKTTPDVIFVFGFRTHFGGGKTTGFGMIYDSLDYAKKNEPKHRLARHGLYEKKKTSRKQ encoded by the coding sequence ATGAATGACACAGTAACTATCCGGACCAGGAAGTTCATGACCAACCGACTACTTCAGAGGAAACAAATGGTCATTGATGTTCTTCACCCTGGGAAGGCAACAGTACCTAAGACAGAAATTCGGGAAAAACTAGCCAAAATGTACAAGACCACACCAGATGTCATCTTTGTGTTTGGATTCAGAACACATTTTGGTGGTGGCAAGACAACTGGCTTTGGCATGATTTACGATTCCTTGGattatgcaaagaaaaatgaacctAAACACAGACTCGCAAGACATGGCTTGTATGAGAAGAAAAAGACCTCAAGAAAACAGTGA